The following coding sequences lie in one Myxococcus virescens genomic window:
- the groES gene encoding co-chaperone GroES, whose product MKIRPLQDRLIVKRVAEENKTKGGLFIPDTAKEKPLEGKVIAVGNGKVQEDGKVRPLDIKAGDTILFSKYAGTEIKLDGEEHLILREEDVLGVIEK is encoded by the coding sequence ATGAAGATTCGTCCCCTGCAGGATCGGCTCATCGTCAAGCGCGTCGCCGAGGAGAACAAGACCAAGGGCGGCCTCTTCATCCCCGACACGGCGAAGGAGAAGCCCCTCGAGGGCAAGGTCATCGCCGTGGGCAACGGCAAGGTGCAGGAGGACGGCAAGGTCCGTCCGCTGGACATCAAGGCCGGCGACACCATCCTGTTCAGCAAGTACGCGGGCACCGAGATCAAGCTCGACGGCGAGGAGCACCTCATCCTCCGTGAAGAGGATGTGCTCGGCGTCATCGAGAAGTAA